Proteins from a genomic interval of Hornefia porci:
- the ilvB gene encoding biosynthetic-type acetolactate synthase large subunit → MLSGAQAMVKCLEEEGIKTVFGYPGVAIAPFYDGLHDSEIEHVLVRGEQSAGHAASGMARISRRPAVCVTTSGPGATNLITALATAYADSIPIIAITGQVDSSLLGRDVFQEADITGATESFTKYRYLVSNVNDIPRIFKEAFYIANTGRKGPVLIDIPVDIQRATMTKEFNYSDIEVRIRGYKPPSAGGNRQQMRKVVAAINKSKHPLICAGGGVILGNGEEQVTRFCEKNQIPLVHTMMGMGVMPKNHPLYFGMLGNNGKPYANKAVSKSDLLIIVGARVADRAVAKPKNLENKLKIIHIDIDTAEIGKNLGPTLPLVGDVRDIFSQLLKEDIHIDTAEWVRELEDIKHGTVDTRVFSSELVNPNLLVQTLSEKMDEDAIYVADVGQNQLWSADNYVMKKGRFLTTGGMGTMGYSVAAAIGAKMCAPDRQVVAVCGDGAFQMSMNELATARVNDVPLKVVIVRNRVLGLVREYQMNTYKSRYEGISLYDLPRYDKIAEAYDMEYLHIENNSEVEQQVEKFLSMNEPCLMVAEVDDENNVK, encoded by the coding sequence ATGTTAAGTGGAGCACAGGCAATGGTGAAATGTCTGGAGGAGGAGGGCATCAAAACGGTGTTCGGCTATCCGGGCGTTGCAATTGCGCCGTTTTACGACGGCTTGCATGATTCTGAAATTGAACATGTACTGGTCAGGGGGGAGCAGTCGGCAGGGCACGCCGCGAGCGGAATGGCCCGGATCTCCCGCAGGCCGGCAGTCTGCGTCACGACCTCCGGGCCGGGCGCGACCAATCTGATTACCGCTCTGGCGACGGCCTATGCGGACAGTATTCCGATTATCGCGATTACCGGGCAGGTGGACAGCAGCCTTCTGGGACGTGACGTTTTTCAGGAGGCAGATATCACAGGCGCGACAGAGTCCTTTACCAAATACCGTTATCTGGTCAGCAATGTAAATGACATCCCGCGGATTTTCAAGGAAGCCTTTTATATCGCCAATACAGGGCGAAAGGGTCCGGTTCTTATCGATATTCCGGTGGATATTCAGCGGGCGACGATGACAAAGGAATTTAATTACAGTGATATTGAGGTCCGGATTCGCGGCTACAAGCCGCCCAGCGCCGGTGGAAACCGCCAGCAGATGCGGAAGGTGGTGGCGGCCATCAACAAATCGAAGCATCCGCTGATCTGTGCCGGCGGCGGTGTGATTCTGGGCAACGGCGAGGAGCAGGTGACCAGGTTTTGTGAAAAAAATCAGATCCCGCTGGTCCATACCATGATGGGAATGGGCGTGATGCCCAAGAACCACCCGCTGTATTTCGGTATGCTGGGCAACAACGGGAAACCATATGCGAACAAGGCGGTCAGCAAAAGCGATCTTCTGATCATCGTGGGCGCCCGGGTGGCGGACCGCGCCGTAGCGAAACCGAAGAACCTGGAAAACAAACTGAAGATCATTCACATCGATATCGACACGGCGGAAATCGGAAAAAATCTCGGACCGACGCTTCCGCTGGTGGGCGATGTCCGGGATATTTTCAGCCAGCTTCTGAAGGAGGACATCCACATCGATACCGCCGAATGGGTGAGAGAACTGGAGGACATCAAGCATGGGACCGTGGACACCCGCGTGTTCAGCAGCGAGCTGGTGAATCCGAACCTTCTGGTTCAGACTTTGTCGGAGAAGATGGACGAGGATGCGATTTACGTCGCCGACGTCGGCCAGAATCAGCTCTGGTCCGCGGATAATTATGTCATGAAAAAGGGACGTTTTCTGACTACCGGCGGCATGGGAACCATGGGATATTCGGTTGCGGCCGCCATCGGCGCCAAAATGTGCGCGCCTGACCGGCAGGTTGTCGCGGTCTGCGGCGACGGTGCTTTCCAGATGAGCATGAATGAGCTGGCGACGGCCCGGGTCAACGATGTGCCCCTGAAGGTGGTCATCGTCAGAAACCGTGTGCTGGGCCTGGTTCGCGAGTATCAGATGAACACCTATAAATCCAGATATGAGGGAATCAGCCTCTACGATCTTCCCCGCTATGACAAAATCGCCGAGGCATATGATATGGAATATCTGCATATTGAGAACAACAGTGAGGTGGAACAGCAGGTGGAGAAATTCCTTTCGATGAATGAGCCCTGCCTGATGGTCGCCGAAGTCGATGACGAGAACAACGTGAAATAG
- a CDS encoding metallophosphoesterase: MVEIIVLAIYALLILYTLSQLNHWLKLISHGVLLRAIVDVLYILFALLPIGGCYLSDGTLKNAMTGNGNIWLGFLVYFGMCLVFFHIIRFFVWIFSHSHHKDDQATRKKHPWAGLFVLFMCVLVSLSLTTYGTINAHKIHTVKYNVTLSKKTAARGKLKIVLISDLHLDTNTYEEQLRAMVREINRQNADIVVIAGDTFSGSYSAVRDPDTYETILKGIRSRQGVYAVYGNHDVEEKLLCGFNVSRKRPMRSAGMEEFMTKAGITPLDDKTVFINGAQIVGRLDGEQTGTDSAKRASIASLTGSLDTKMPVLVIEHEPTDFKNLSSCGVDLVLSGHTHAGQFFPCTVAMPFISQNAYGLKSIHGVYSIVTSGAGYYGPPIRIGTHSEIAVINLNY, translated from the coding sequence ATGGTTGAAATAATTGTGCTGGCAATTTACGCGCTGCTCATCTTATACACGTTATCGCAGCTGAATCACTGGCTGAAGCTGATCAGCCACGGCGTCCTGCTCCGGGCGATCGTCGATGTCCTGTACATTCTGTTCGCGCTGCTGCCCATCGGCGGCTGTTACCTGAGCGACGGCACCCTGAAGAACGCGATGACCGGAAACGGCAATATCTGGCTCGGGTTTCTCGTCTATTTCGGAATGTGCCTCGTGTTCTTCCATATCATACGCTTTTTCGTCTGGATTTTTTCACACTCACATCATAAAGACGATCAGGCGACCCGGAAAAAACATCCCTGGGCGGGACTGTTCGTTCTGTTCATGTGCGTTCTGGTCTCCCTTTCACTGACCACCTACGGAACCATCAACGCCCATAAAATCCACACAGTGAAATACAACGTAACACTTTCCAAAAAGACAGCGGCCCGCGGCAAGCTGAAAATCGTGCTGATCTCTGACCTCCACCTGGACACCAACACCTACGAGGAACAGCTTCGCGCGATGGTTCGCGAGATCAACAGACAGAACGCCGATATCGTCGTCATCGCCGGGGACACTTTCTCCGGGTCATACAGTGCAGTCCGCGATCCGGACACCTATGAAACCATCCTGAAGGGAATCAGATCCAGGCAGGGCGTTTACGCTGTCTACGGCAATCACGATGTCGAGGAGAAGCTGCTGTGCGGATTCAACGTCAGCCGGAAGCGTCCGATGCGCAGCGCGGGCATGGAGGAGTTTATGACAAAGGCAGGGATCACTCCGCTGGATGACAAGACCGTATTTATCAACGGCGCGCAGATCGTCGGACGGCTGGACGGCGAGCAGACCGGAACCGATTCCGCGAAACGTGCTTCAATCGCCTCCCTGACCGGTTCTCTGGACACAAAGATGCCGGTTCTGGTAATCGAGCACGAGCCGACGGATTTCAAAAATCTCTCCAGCTGCGGCGTCGACCTGGTGCTGAGCGGTCACACCCATGCCGGACAGTTCTTCCCCTGCACTGTGGCGATGCCGTTCATTTCCCAAAACGCATACGGGCTGAAAAGCATTCACGGCGTCTATTCCATCGTCACCTCTGGCGCGGGATATTACGGGCCTCCGATCCGCATCGGGACACACAGTGAAATCGCGGTTATCAACCTGAATTACTGA
- the ilvN gene encoding acetolactate synthase small subunit, whose protein sequence is MKGIFSVLVENQAGVLSQISGLFARRGFNIDSLAVGETERHDVSSMTIVSTGSERTIDQVEKQLNKKLDVIKVRRLEENQCVCMEMMLIKVSYSATNRSSLLEICLINKARIVHMSPKNMIIEMHAAPDEVENFIELVRPFGIKDIQRTGTVALKKD, encoded by the coding sequence ATGAAAGGAATATTTTCTGTACTGGTAGAGAACCAGGCCGGCGTACTTTCCCAGATTTCCGGACTGTTCGCCCGGCGCGGGTTCAATATTGATTCGCTTGCGGTAGGAGAAACGGAGCGCCACGACGTTTCCAGCATGACGATCGTTTCCACCGGCAGTGAACGCACCATCGATCAGGTGGAGAAGCAGCTGAACAAAAAACTGGACGTCATCAAGGTGCGGCGTCTCGAGGAAAACCAGTGTGTCTGCATGGAAATGATGCTGATAAAGGTTTCCTATTCTGCAACGAACCGCAGCTCGCTTCTTGAGATCTGTCTGATTAATAAGGCCAGAATCGTTCACATGAGCCCGAAAAACATGATCATCGAAATGCACGCCGCCCCCGACGAGGTGGAGAATTTCATCGAGCTGGTTCGCCCCTTTGGAATCAAGGATATTCAGAGAACCGGAACAGTGGCGCTGAAGAAGGACTGA
- the folP gene encoding dihydropteroate synthase: protein MKHFLLKNGERKEFAHMEMMGIINVTPDSFFAGSRTADTQAAVERADRLIQEGASFIDVGGESTRPGAEKVEIREEIGRVCPVIEGIRRRHPEVLLSVDTYNAETAEAAVAAGVDIINDISGLTFDENMAAVAAKTGVPVILMHTGGRPDVMQNDPHYDDVVQEVHDYLQRQIDYAVASGISREKIIIDLGIGFGKTFEHNMTLLRNIDRFADLNCPQLLAVSRKTFIGALLDEKDPADRLYGTIAVTLYGQMHGIEMARVHDVKENYDAVRMMEALR from the coding sequence ATGAAACATTTTCTTTTAAAGAACGGAGAGAGAAAGGAATTCGCGCACATGGAGATGATGGGGATCATCAATGTCACGCCGGATTCTTTTTTCGCAGGCTCCAGAACGGCAGACACACAGGCGGCTGTGGAACGGGCGGACCGTCTGATTCAGGAAGGCGCGTCGTTTATCGATGTGGGCGGAGAATCGACCCGCCCCGGTGCGGAGAAGGTGGAGATCCGGGAGGAAATCGGCCGGGTCTGCCCTGTGATTGAAGGGATCCGGAGGAGACATCCGGAGGTTCTGCTGTCAGTGGATACATATAACGCGGAAACCGCCGAAGCGGCCGTTGCTGCCGGCGTGGACATCATTAACGATATCAGCGGACTGACCTTTGACGAAAACATGGCGGCGGTGGCGGCGAAAACCGGCGTTCCGGTGATTCTGATGCACACCGGAGGCAGACCGGATGTGATGCAGAATGATCCGCACTACGATGACGTTGTGCAGGAGGTACACGATTATCTGCAGCGGCAGATCGACTACGCTGTGGCTTCAGGAATTTCCCGGGAGAAAATCATCATCGATCTCGGAATCGGATTCGGCAAAACCTTCGAGCATAATATGACGCTGCTGCGGAATATAGACCGTTTCGCGGATCTGAACTGTCCGCAGCTTCTGGCGGTGTCGCGGAAAACCTTCATCGGCGCGCTGCTGGACGAAAAGGATCCGGCGGACCGGCTGTACGGAACCATTGCGGTGACTTTGTACGGGCAGATGCACGGCATCGAGATGGCGAGGGTCCATGACGTGAAGGAGAACTATGACGCGGTCCGCATGATGGAGGCGCTGCGATGA
- a CDS encoding B3/4 domain-containing protein, whose translation MKKFICENSFWELFPDAEIGVLVLNGVDNTEAVYDVHEEIRDDLAAANEEAVKWIPAMPLSKNPVVAVWRQAFQKFKKKKGNRASIEALLARVDKGNYVGGINPLVDIYNAASLTYALPVGGENLDAFVGNLRLTISEEGGDEFMALGDEENNPTLPGELCYLDDQGAVCRCWNWRDGQRTMLTNDTVNAFLIVESVDPSRHDDLVRILDRLEKKSAEILGAEIFARDILTKDNPEIAIG comes from the coding sequence ATGAAAAAGTTTATTTGTGAAAATTCGTTCTGGGAACTGTTTCCGGACGCGGAGATCGGAGTCCTGGTGCTGAACGGCGTCGATAATACGGAGGCGGTTTACGATGTGCACGAGGAGATCCGCGACGATCTTGCGGCGGCGAACGAAGAAGCGGTGAAATGGATTCCGGCGATGCCTTTGTCTAAAAACCCCGTGGTTGCGGTGTGGCGGCAGGCGTTTCAGAAATTCAAAAAAAAGAAGGGAAACCGCGCATCGATTGAGGCACTGCTTGCCCGGGTGGACAAAGGAAATTATGTCGGCGGCATCAATCCGCTGGTGGATATTTACAATGCAGCGTCTCTGACTTATGCGCTGCCGGTGGGCGGCGAAAACCTGGACGCCTTTGTCGGAAACCTGCGGCTGACGATTTCGGAAGAGGGCGGAGATGAATTCATGGCACTGGGAGACGAGGAAAATAATCCGACTCTTCCGGGAGAGCTCTGCTATCTGGATGATCAGGGCGCAGTGTGCCGGTGCTGGAACTGGAGAGACGGGCAGCGCACCATGCTGACCAATGATACGGTCAACGCGTTTCTGATTGTCGAGAGTGTGGATCCGTCCCGTCACGATGATCTGGTGAGGATTCTGGATCGCCTCGAGAAGAAAAGCGCTGAAATTCTGGGCGCGGAGATCTTTGCCCGTGATATCCTCACAAAGGATAATCCGGAGATTGCAATCGGGTGA
- a CDS encoding D-2-hydroxyacid dehydrogenase: MNKRKPTGLSAPPTTATTPPTTATPTAAPASAGSATAGARVLVGLPVNARHRKFLESCAPECEFIYKPKELVVDSDLEDVSVVIGNIRPTAAAAAPALQWIQLNTAGADEYVAARRAADHWQICCARGAYSIAVSEHMIGMLFDMIRHFGEYHRKQAEHIWEANTHIVSIEGSTVLVLGLGDIGSSFAHKIKGLGAATVIGVRRSCGPKPDCVDEVCTTDELDSVLGRADFVAMVLPGGEETRGIMDERRLRMMKKGSYLVNVGRGNAVDSAALKKVLSEGHLAGVGLDVTDPEPLPADDPLWDMENVFITPHVAGQFYLDETFERIVRIAGRNLRHWTSGEPLENVVGLY, encoded by the coding sequence ATGAACAAAAGAAAACCGACCGGGCTTTCAGCCCCGCCGACAACAGCAACGACGCCGCCGACCACCGCGACGCCGACGGCAGCCCCGGCATCGGCAGGTTCGGCGACCGCCGGTGCCCGCGTACTCGTCGGACTTCCGGTCAATGCGCGTCACCGAAAATTCCTGGAATCCTGCGCACCGGAGTGCGAATTTATCTATAAGCCTAAAGAACTTGTAGTCGATTCGGACTTGGAGGATGTCAGTGTTGTGATTGGGAACATCCGCCCAACGGCGGCAGCCGCCGCGCCCGCACTGCAGTGGATTCAGCTGAACACGGCGGGCGCGGACGAATATGTGGCGGCCCGCAGGGCCGCCGACCACTGGCAGATCTGCTGTGCCCGCGGCGCATACAGCATTGCGGTCTCAGAGCATATGATCGGCATGCTGTTCGATATGATCCGGCATTTTGGTGAATATCACCGCAAGCAGGCGGAGCACATCTGGGAGGCTAATACGCACATAGTCTCTATTGAAGGTTCGACCGTCCTGGTCCTGGGCCTCGGCGATATCGGATCATCCTTTGCTCACAAAATAAAAGGACTGGGAGCGGCCACTGTGATTGGCGTTCGCAGAAGCTGCGGGCCCAAACCCGACTGTGTAGACGAGGTCTGCACAACAGATGAACTGGACAGCGTTCTGGGACGGGCTGATTTTGTTGCGATGGTTCTCCCCGGCGGTGAAGAAACCCGGGGAATAATGGATGAGCGCCGACTGCGCATGATGAAAAAAGGCAGCTATCTGGTCAATGTGGGCCGCGGCAATGCTGTCGATTCCGCTGCGCTTAAAAAAGTTCTGTCGGAAGGTCATCTTGCCGGCGTCGGTCTGGACGTGACCGATCCGGAGCCTCTTCCTGCGGACGATCCGCTGTGGGATATGGAAAATGTCTTCATCACGCCTCATGTCGCAGGGCAGTTTTATCTGGATGAGACCTTCGAACGTATCGTCCGTATTGCGGGCAGGAACCTGCGGCACTGGACTTCCGGAGAACCGCTGGAAAACGTTGTCGGATTATATTAG
- a CDS encoding DMT family transporter produces MKWIILGIAGALEITWAVAMKFSGGFTQLIPSVITAVSYVASAVFLALALKNLPLGTAYAIWTGIGIIGTSVLGVLLFRETVSLPQWICIALIVVGVIGLRLLSSE; encoded by the coding sequence ATGAAATGGATAATACTCGGAATTGCCGGTGCGCTGGAGATTACCTGGGCGGTGGCGATGAAATTTTCGGGAGGCTTCACACAGCTGATTCCCAGCGTTATAACCGCGGTGAGCTATGTCGCGAGCGCGGTGTTTCTTGCGCTGGCGCTGAAAAATCTGCCGCTTGGGACGGCCTACGCCATCTGGACCGGCATCGGCATCATCGGCACCAGCGTGCTGGGCGTGCTTTTGTTCAGGGAGACGGTCAGCCTGCCGCAGTGGATCTGCATTGCGCTGATCGTTGTCGGCGTCATAGGTCTGCGATTATTGTCATCGGAATGA
- the folK gene encoding 2-amino-4-hydroxy-6-hydroxymethyldihydropteridine diphosphokinase gives MKMSAGMTKQPATAGTAAEAKQPATAGTSAEVKQSATAGTAAAKQPATTAIIALGSNMGDREMYLRRAWEEIEGRAGHITKASSIMETEAYGYTDQDNFLNMVLEIETGLSPHRLLAELLTIEAELGRVRTIHWGPRTIDLDIIYYGDQIIDDDDLRVPHPDLHNREFVLKPIAEIEPEWYDPKRQKTVGQMLDELI, from the coding sequence ATGAAGATGTCTGCCGGGATGACAAAGCAGCCCGCGACGGCCGGGACAGCCGCGGAGGCAAAGCAGCCTGCGACGGCCGGGACATCCGCGGAGGTAAAACAGTCCGCGACGGCCGGGACAGCCGCGGCAAAACAGCCTGCGACTACCGCAATCATCGCGCTGGGTTCCAACATGGGGGATCGGGAGATGTATCTGCGCCGGGCCTGGGAGGAAATCGAGGGAAGAGCGGGCCATATCACAAAGGCCTCATCAATAATGGAGACAGAGGCATACGGGTATACAGATCAGGATAATTTTCTGAACATGGTTCTGGAGATTGAAACAGGGCTTTCTCCCCATCGCCTGCTGGCGGAGCTTCTGACGATTGAGGCGGAGCTGGGAAGAGTACGGACCATTCACTGGGGACCCAGAACCATCGATCTCGATATTATTTACTACGGAGATCAGATCATCGATGACGATGACCTCCGCGTCCCCCATCCGGATCTTCACAATCGTGAGTTTGTACTGAAGCCGATTGCGGAGATTGAACCGGAGTGGTACGATCCGAAAAGACAGAAAACAGTCGGGCAGATGCTTGATGAATTAATATAA
- a CDS encoding nitroreductase: MSDTIQVIKERRSVRKYQDRRVPQEVIDRIVEAGTYAPTGMGKQSPIILQIKNDMVRDELSKQNAEIMGKPGTDPFYGAKDVLVVLANREIPTYLYDGSLVMGTLMLAAKDLGVDSCYIFRAKEEFESEYGKALLKSLGIEGDYEGVGHVILGYAEGGQPKAAPRKQNYVYIVE; this comes from the coding sequence ATGAGTGATACGATTCAGGTAATCAAAGAAAGAAGAAGTGTACGGAAATATCAGGACAGACGCGTTCCGCAGGAGGTCATCGACCGGATTGTTGAAGCCGGGACGTATGCGCCTACAGGAATGGGGAAGCAGTCGCCGATTATTCTTCAGATAAAGAACGATATGGTGCGGGACGAGCTCTCAAAGCAGAATGCGGAAATTATGGGGAAACCGGGGACGGATCCGTTTTATGGAGCAAAGGATGTTCTGGTAGTTCTTGCGAACAGGGAAATACCGACATACCTGTATGACGGAAGTCTGGTTATGGGGACGCTGATGCTTGCTGCAAAGGATCTTGGAGTTGACAGCTGCTATATTTTCCGCGCGAAGGAAGAGTTTGAAAGTGAATACGGAAAAGCGCTTTTGAAATCTCTTGGAATTGAGGGAGATTATGAAGGCGTCGGTCATGTGATCCTGGGTTATGCGGAGGGCGGACAGCCTAAAGCTGCGCCCAGAAAACAAAATTATGTATACATTGTAGAATAG
- a CDS encoding phosphoribosylaminoimidazolesuccinocarboxamide synthase, giving the protein MKTYEPVKEGKVREIYDNGDSLIMVATDRISAFDHILKNKITDKGAILTQMSKFWFDMTNDILPNHMISVDVNDMPEFFRQPQFDGNSMMCRKLNMLPVECIVRGYITGSGWSSYQKTGTVCGIRLPEGLLESDRLPEPIYTPSTKAEIGDHDINISFEESVDVIEKQFPGKGEEYAATLRDCTIALYKKCAEYALSRGIIIADTKFEFGLDEDGNVVLGDEMLTPDSSRFWPLEGYEPGRAQPSYDKQFVRDWLKANPDSDYLLPQEVIDKTIEKYKEAYELLTGKPF; this is encoded by the coding sequence ATGAAAACATATGAACCAGTAAAAGAAGGTAAAGTCCGTGAAATCTACGATAACGGCGACAGTCTGATCATGGTCGCGACCGACCGGATCTCCGCATTCGATCACATCCTGAAGAACAAGATTACCGACAAGGGTGCGATTCTGACGCAGATGTCCAAGTTCTGGTTTGACATGACGAATGACATTCTGCCGAATCATATGATTTCCGTAGATGTTAACGACATGCCGGAATTTTTCCGTCAGCCTCAGTTCGACGGCAACAGTATGATGTGCCGGAAACTGAACATGCTCCCGGTTGAATGCATTGTACGCGGATACATTACCGGATCCGGATGGAGCAGTTACCAGAAGACGGGAACAGTCTGCGGCATTCGTCTGCCCGAGGGTCTGCTGGAGTCCGACCGGCTGCCGGAACCGATTTACACACCGAGCACCAAGGCGGAAATCGGCGACCACGATATAAACATTTCCTTCGAGGAAAGCGTCGACGTCATCGAAAAGCAGTTCCCGGGGAAGGGTGAGGAGTACGCTGCGACGCTTCGCGACTGCACGATTGCTTTGTACAAAAAATGCGCGGAATACGCCCTTTCCAGAGGCATCATCATTGCGGACACCAAGTTCGAGTTCGGGCTGGACGAGGACGGGAACGTCGTGCTGGGCGACGAGATGCTGACGCCGGACAGCTCCCGCTTCTGGCCTCTGGAAGGCTACGAGCCGGGCCGGGCGCAACCTTCCTACGATAAACAGTTTGTCAGAGACTGGCTGAAGGCTAATCCGGACAGCGATTATCTGCTGCCTCAGGAGGTAATCGACAAAACTATCGAAAAATATAAAGAGGCCTACGAGCTTCTGACCGGAAAACCGTTCTGA
- a CDS encoding heavy metal translocating P-type ATPase, with amino-acid sequence MTKKQKQTLIRIITAAVLFTVLMILDHTGRLAAVTENRRLALGIYAVPYLIVGYDILWKAVRNISHGEVFDENFLMIVATFGAFGVQEYNEALAVMLFYQVGELFQSYAVGKSRQSISDLMEICPEYVNIEKDGQLVQVDPEEIAVGDVIVVRPGERIPLDGVVTEGSSMIDTSALTGESVPRRTGEGDDVISGCVNGEGLLKIKAAKKFEDSTVSKILEMVEDAGSRKARTENFITRFARVYTPIVTIGAACLAVIPPLAFGLPFSDWLQRACVFLVISCPCALVISVPLGFFGGIGASSRIGVLVKGSNYLEAVADMTTLVFDKTGTLTKGEFAVQSVHPEGAATKEELLEIAALSEGYSSHPIAESIRAAYGGTPDMSRVCDAEEIPGHGIHVKVDGKDVLLGNIRLMRQHGIECEELESGGTVIYEAVDGSFRGSIVISDTLKSGAAEAISEVKQAGVKKCVMLTGDREAAAREAAEALGIDEVHAELLPGDKVEAVESLLERQGDKEKLGFVGDGINDAPVLTRADIGFAMGSMGSDAAIEAADIVVMDDDLRRIPRVVEIARRTLRIVKANIVFALAVKILVLILGALGIANMWAAVFADVGVAIICIINSMRILTNNEY; translated from the coding sequence ATGACAAAGAAACAGAAGCAGACACTGATCCGTATCATCACTGCCGCTGTTTTGTTCACGGTGCTGATGATTCTGGATCATACGGGGCGGCTCGCCGCGGTAACTGAAAACCGCCGGCTGGCACTGGGAATCTATGCGGTTCCTTACCTGATTGTGGGATATGATATTCTCTGGAAGGCCGTGCGGAACATCAGCCACGGCGAGGTGTTCGATGAGAATTTTCTGATGATCGTGGCAACCTTCGGGGCTTTCGGCGTGCAGGAATATAACGAGGCGCTGGCGGTAATGCTGTTTTATCAGGTCGGGGAACTGTTTCAGAGTTATGCTGTCGGGAAGAGCCGGCAGTCGATCAGCGATCTGATGGAGATATGTCCGGAATACGTCAACATTGAGAAGGACGGGCAGCTGGTACAGGTGGACCCGGAGGAAATCGCGGTGGGAGATGTGATCGTGGTGCGGCCCGGAGAGCGCATTCCGCTGGATGGCGTTGTGACAGAAGGCAGCTCCATGATCGATACATCTGCACTGACGGGAGAGTCTGTGCCGCGTCGCACCGGGGAAGGCGATGACGTCATAAGCGGGTGCGTCAACGGCGAAGGACTTCTGAAGATTAAGGCTGCAAAGAAATTTGAGGATTCGACGGTGTCCAAGATTCTGGAGATGGTAGAGGACGCAGGAAGCCGGAAGGCACGGACCGAAAATTTCATCACCCGGTTCGCCAGAGTCTATACGCCGATTGTCACCATCGGCGCGGCGTGTCTGGCAGTGATTCCTCCGCTGGCCTTTGGACTTCCATTCTCCGACTGGCTTCAGAGAGCCTGCGTATTTCTGGTAATTTCCTGTCCTTGCGCGCTGGTGATTTCCGTGCCGCTGGGCTTTTTCGGAGGAATTGGAGCATCGTCCAGGATCGGCGTTTTAGTCAAGGGCAGCAACTATCTTGAAGCGGTTGCGGACATGACGACGCTGGTGTTTGATAAAACGGGGACTTTAACAAAGGGTGAATTCGCTGTGCAGTCCGTTCATCCCGAGGGCGCTGCGACAAAGGAAGAACTGCTGGAGATTGCGGCGCTCAGCGAAGGCTATTCCAGCCACCCGATCGCCGAATCAATTCGCGCCGCGTACGGCGGAACGCCGGACATGAGCCGCGTCTGCGACGCGGAGGAGATTCCCGGACACGGAATTCACGTAAAGGTGGACGGAAAGGATGTGCTTCTGGGAAATATACGGCTCATGCGTCAGCATGGCATCGAATGTGAAGAACTGGAAAGCGGCGGGACTGTGATTTACGAGGCGGTTGACGGCAGCTTTCGCGGGAGCATCGTTATCTCAGACACGCTCAAGTCCGGCGCCGCGGAGGCCATTTCCGAGGTGAAGCAGGCGGGCGTAAAGAAGTGCGTCATGCTGACCGGGGACCGGGAGGCCGCGGCACGGGAGGCTGCAGAAGCTCTGGGTATCGACGAGGTGCATGCGGAGCTTCTTCCCGGTGACAAAGTCGAGGCAGTCGAGTCACTTCTGGAGAGGCAGGGTGACAAAGAAAAACTGGGCTTTGTCGGAGACGGAATCAACGACGCTCCGGTGCTCACCCGGGCGGATATCGGTTTCGCGATGGGGAGCATGGGCTCAGACGCCGCAATTGAGGCGGCGGATATCGTTGTGATGGACGACGACCTGCGGAGGATCCCGCGCGTCGTGGAAATCGCACGGAGGACGCTGCGCATCGTCAAGGCGAACATCGTGTTTGCGTTGGCGGTGAAAATTCTCGTGCTGATCCTCGGTGCTCTCGGCATCGCCAATATGTGGGCTGCGGTTTTCGCTGACGTCGGCGTCGCGATAATCTGTATCATCAATTCTATGCGGATATTGACAAATAATGAATATTGA
- a CDS encoding cation transporter, translating to MKKRFKMNEVDCANCAAKMEAAIRKIPGVHEASLNFMTQKLTIDADDDRFDEIMEQAQKCCEKVDAGTKIIM from the coding sequence ATGAAGAAGAGATTTAAGATGAATGAAGTTGACTGCGCGAACTGTGCAGCGAAGATGGAGGCGGCGATTCGGAAGATTCCGGGAGTGCATGAGGCCAGCCTGAATTTCATGACGCAGAAGCTGACCATTGATGCAGATGACGACCGCTTCGACGAGATTATGGAGCAGGCGCAGAAGTGCTGTGAGAAAGTGGATGCAGGTACAAAAATTATCATGTAG